In Bacteroidales bacterium, one DNA window encodes the following:
- a CDS encoding gliding motility-associated C-terminal domain-containing protein, whose protein sequence is MKLKLNIALALTLTIAAVMQSHGQDLPMACVGSVERYWVKGLNGHSNFTWKITDPDGNVVPSSFYTPIDRGDTIQINWNETLKGGIYTFEVVEHPDYIGCGDGDPYRQNIVLNSPTINIPFEGVPTSVAVCYGNQVALDPGLFTSYLWQDNSTNRIYFTGVAGTYQVRLIDEKYSCSYNEIEAKINPLPLIKLGNDTVLFGNQTLTLDVSDPQFQLYDWSTGDIVPSITVDAQPGNQTFWVKITDVNGCKNSDTILISGINYEELRIPHAFTPNGDGINDKWYFPAPPLGTQIEQDLYPYFDNIQVRIFNRWGRLVWESDSDFIAWDGKDLKGEPLPMDSYHYMIRLIVKGKTYSYKGSITIVR, encoded by the coding sequence TTGAAACTGAAGCTTAACATAGCGTTAGCACTTACTCTAACTATAGCTGCTGTAATGCAGAGCCATGGGCAAGATTTGCCCATGGCCTGCGTTGGTAGCGTTGAGCGTTACTGGGTGAAAGGTCTTAATGGCCATAGTAACTTTACATGGAAAATTACAGATCCCGATGGTAACGTTGTTCCTTCTTCTTTTTATACCCCAATTGACAGGGGAGATACTATTCAAATTAATTGGAATGAAACTTTAAAAGGAGGCATTTACACTTTTGAAGTTGTTGAACACCCTGATTATATTGGTTGTGGGGATGGTGATCCTTATCGCCAAAACATTGTGTTAAATTCTCCAACTATTAATATTCCTTTTGAGGGCGTTCCTACTAGCGTTGCTGTTTGTTATGGAAACCAAGTAGCATTGGATCCTGGTTTATTTACAAGTTATTTATGGCAGGACAATTCAACAAATAGAATTTATTTCACAGGAGTGGCAGGAACCTATCAGGTTCGGCTTATCGATGAAAAGTATAGTTGTTCGTACAACGAAATTGAAGCAAAAATTAATCCATTACCACTGATTAAACTAGGTAATGATACTGTTTTATTTGGAAACCAAACATTAACACTTGATGTTAGTGATCCCCAGTTCCAACTTTATGATTGGAGTACCGGAGATATAGTTCCATCAATTACTGTAGATGCTCAACCAGGAAATCAAACTTTTTGGGTTAAGATCACGGATGTTAATGGTTGTAAAAACTCTGATACAATTCTTATAAGTGGAATTAATTATGAGGAATTAAGAATTCCCCATGCTTTTACACCCAATGGCGATGGAATAAATGATAAATGGTATTTTCCTGCTCCACCTTTAGGCACACAGATTGAGCAGGATCTATACCCTTACTTTGATAATATTCAGGTTCGTATCTTTAACAGATGGGGCAGATTGGTGTGGGAGTCCGATAGTGATTTTATTGCCTGGGATGGCAAAGATTTAAAAGGCGAACCCCTTCCAATGGATTCATACCATTATATGATAAGATTGATAGTTAAAGGTAAGACCTATTCATATAAAGGGTCTATTACTATAGTTAGATAA
- a CDS encoding type IX secretion system membrane protein PorP/SprF — protein MLKRVFILTVLFVSGITAGYAQQQPLYSQYMLNTFLVNPAVAGAEGLTAFHLTAREQWVGYNEGPSTYALSAQTRILKTSFRNRSRLIKSRARKRRPSGRIGMGAFVYNDVNARIRRTGFQGTYAYHIYMRDVQLSFGGSLAAYQFRVTVTPNDTYDPLVVDPLILAGKINQKVSTDVNFGMLVSTEKYYAGFSATNIFQTAFQFGNGSSNEAYKILRQYYLIGGYRFEPYKSDFAFEPSILLTFTERKSTSTDLNVKAYYKQDYWAGISFRTVGAMIMMFGTRYQQFTFGYAFDYNFNDLSNISKAGSHELMIGYKLGDTARRYRWLNRF, from the coding sequence ATGCTAAAGAGAGTATTCATATTAACTGTTTTGTTTGTAAGTGGAATCACCGCTGGGTATGCTCAGCAGCAACCACTCTACAGCCAATATATGCTCAACACTTTTTTGGTAAATCCAGCTGTTGCTGGTGCCGAAGGGCTAACCGCTTTTCACCTAACCGCCCGAGAACAATGGGTTGGTTACAATGAAGGTCCAAGCACGTATGCTTTGAGTGCACAAACAAGAATATTAAAAACATCCTTTAGGAATCGTTCCCGATTGATTAAATCCAGAGCACGAAAACGCCGACCCAGTGGACGCATTGGAATGGGAGCTTTTGTTTATAATGATGTAAATGCTCGGATCCGGCGAACAGGTTTTCAGGGAACATACGCTTATCATATTTATATGAGAGATGTTCAATTAAGTTTTGGTGGTTCTTTAGCAGCATACCAATTTCGTGTTACTGTTACACCAAATGACACTTATGACCCACTTGTTGTAGATCCTCTTATTTTAGCCGGTAAGATAAATCAAAAGGTATCTACCGATGTAAACTTCGGAATGCTTGTTAGTACCGAAAAGTATTATGCGGGTTTTTCTGCCACAAATATTTTCCAGACCGCATTTCAATTTGGGAATGGAAGTTCTAATGAAGCATACAAAATACTTCGTCAGTATTATTTAATCGGGGGTTATCGATTTGAACCATACAAAAGCGATTTTGCATTTGAACCTTCAATTTTATTGACGTTCACAGAAAGAAAATCTACATCAACAGACTTGAATGTAAAAGCATACTATAAACAAGATTATTGGGCAGGCATCTCTTTTCGTACCGTTGGAGCTATGATTATGATGTTTGGCACTAGGTATCAACAGTTCACATTTGGATACGCATTTGATTATAATTTCAACGATTTGTCTAATATCAGTAAGGCCGGATCGCATGAGTTAATGATTGGTTATAAGTTAGGTGATACCGCTAGAAGATATAGATGGCTAAACAGATTTTAG
- the lgt gene encoding prolipoprotein diacylglyceryl transferase, producing the protein MILASIHWNIDPEIFRIGRFAIRYYGVLWALSFYFGYLIFNRFVKKEGLPEGFLDSLTIYMVVGTILGARIGHCLFYEPEYYLSHPIDILKIWQGGLASHGAALGIIISLIFFSIKHKVSTIYVLDRIVITVALAGFLIRLGNLMNSEIYGVETNLPWGFIFVRNGEQFPKHPTQLYEAFAYLFIFLLLYSIYYKSNNKPQKGLLFGLFLSLVFSARFVIEFIKEPQVDFEKTMSLNMGQLLSIPLVIAGIGFIIYSYTQKNKEV; encoded by the coding sequence ATGATACTTGCTTCGATTCATTGGAATATAGATCCTGAAATATTTCGTATAGGAAGATTTGCAATTCGTTATTATGGCGTTTTATGGGCTCTCTCATTTTATTTTGGATATCTTATTTTTAACCGATTTGTAAAAAAGGAGGGTTTACCAGAAGGATTTCTCGATTCCTTAACTATTTATATGGTTGTTGGAACAATTCTTGGAGCAAGAATCGGACATTGCCTTTTTTATGAGCCAGAATACTACTTGAGCCATCCAATTGACATATTAAAAATATGGCAAGGCGGACTTGCAAGCCACGGTGCTGCTTTGGGTATTATAATTTCCCTTATTTTTTTCAGTATAAAACATAAGGTATCAACCATATATGTCCTTGATAGAATTGTTATTACAGTTGCTCTTGCTGGTTTTTTAATTCGTTTAGGAAATCTAATGAATTCAGAAATCTATGGAGTTGAAACAAATCTTCCTTGGGGCTTTATTTTTGTGAGAAACGGCGAGCAATTCCCCAAGCATCCCACTCAACTTTATGAGGCCTTCGCTTATCTGTTCATTTTTTTATTGCTTTATAGCATTTACTACAAATCGAACAATAAACCACAGAAAGGATTGTTGTTTGGATTATTTCTTTCGTTAGTATTCTCAGCACGCTTTGTTATTGAATTTATAAAAGAACCCCAGGTAGATTTTGAAAAGACCATGAGTTTAAATATGGGACAGCTGCTTAGTATACCGCTAGTTATTGCTGGGATTGGTTTTATAATTTACTCATACACCCAAAAGAACAAGGAGGTTTAA
- a CDS encoding NAD-dependent epimerase/dehydratase family protein has product MILVTGGTGLTGSHLLFELTRKGHSVRAIKRNNSSIEFVTKVFSLYALNPKELLDRIEWVDADLLDYSSLLNATIGIETVYHAGALVSFNPKDAEAISETNIRGTANIVDACVHNHVKNLCHMSSIASLGEANEQGFIDESCIWTKNKGKSAYAKSKFFGEMEVWRGAEMGLRIIIVNPSIILGPGRWSTGSGQFFCKISKGLLFYTNGICGYIDVRDVVKAMILLNENPNIKNERFILNSENLSYKDIFLLIAKSLEKNPPRYQITPKMVSFCFPIIKLFGTLSGKEPTISRENLNSAFSKSYYSSEKIKKSVDLQLLPVSESVQFIGEIFRKGTL; this is encoded by the coding sequence ATGATTCTTGTAACCGGAGGAACCGGGCTAACGGGTTCGCATCTTCTCTTTGAATTAACCCGAAAAGGACATTCCGTAAGGGCTATCAAGCGGAATAATTCTTCAATTGAATTTGTCACAAAAGTCTTTTCTCTTTACGCCTTAAATCCCAAAGAGCTTTTAGACCGAATTGAATGGGTCGATGCCGATCTACTAGATTATTCATCATTGCTTAACGCAACCATTGGCATTGAAACGGTATATCACGCCGGTGCTTTAGTTTCATTCAACCCCAAAGATGCCGAAGCTATAAGCGAAACAAATATTAGGGGAACTGCAAATATTGTAGATGCTTGCGTTCACAACCATGTCAAGAATTTGTGCCATATGAGTTCTATTGCTTCGCTAGGAGAAGCAAACGAACAAGGTTTTATTGATGAATCATGCATTTGGACAAAGAATAAGGGAAAAAGTGCATATGCAAAGAGTAAGTTTTTTGGCGAAATGGAGGTCTGGCGTGGTGCTGAAATGGGTTTACGTATAATTATTGTTAACCCGTCTATTATTCTTGGCCCCGGACGGTGGAGTACAGGAAGTGGGCAGTTTTTTTGTAAAATTTCTAAGGGTTTGCTTTTTTATACCAATGGTATCTGTGGCTATATTGATGTTCGAGATGTTGTTAAAGCCATGATTCTTTTAAACGAAAATCCAAATATCAAGAACGAAAGGTTTATTTTAAACTCTGAGAATTTGAGTTACAAAGATATTTTCTTGTTAATTGCAAAAAGTCTTGAGAAAAATCCTCCTCGATACCAAATTACGCCAAAAATGGTTTCTTTTTGTTTCCCAATAATCAAACTATTTGGAACGCTTAGCGGAAAAGAACCTACAATCTCAAGAGAAAACTTAAATTCAGCCTTTAGCAAATCCTACTACTCTTCTGAAAAAATAAAAAAAAGTGTCGATCTTCAACTTTTACCAGTTTCAGAATCAGTCCAATTTATTGGAGAAATCTTTCGAAAAGGTACTCTTTAA
- the vanZ gene encoding VanZ family protein encodes MPEFFKNHWKSITWAVFIFILCGIPGNQISKVKIIDIPHFDKIVHFSFYFTFTLLLISENNSQKLQQKATIKAILIAGVISISYGILIEILQKLVFINRGAEIWDVVANAFGFILATLSYRLVNRITRGYI; translated from the coding sequence ATGCCTGAATTTTTTAAAAATCATTGGAAATCTATTACGTGGGCAGTGTTTATTTTTATCCTATGTGGCATTCCCGGAAATCAAATTAGCAAAGTAAAGATTATTGATATCCCACATTTTGATAAAATTGTACACTTTTCTTTTTATTTTACTTTTACTTTGCTTCTGATATCTGAAAACAATTCACAAAAATTGCAACAAAAAGCCACAATAAAAGCCATTCTGATCGCAGGGGTAATTTCAATAAGTTATGGTATTTTAATCGAAATTCTTCAAAAATTAGTTTTTATAAATCGAGGAGCAGAAATCTGGGATGTAGTAGCCAATGCATTTGGTTTTATACTAGCAACACTTTCATATCGATTGGTTAATCGGATAACCAGAGGGTACATCTAA
- a CDS encoding methionine adenosyltransferase has translation MGYLFTSESVSEGHPDKVADQISDALLDEFLRQDPNSKVACETLVTTGLAVLSGEVKTKAYIDVQEVARRVIRRIGYTKHEYRFDSESCAVISSIHEQSPDINMGVVREKEEDQGAGDQGMMFGYACRETDEYMPLTLMLSHLLLVELAKIRREGKQMTYLRPDAKSQVTLEYDDKNNPYRIHTIVVSTQHDDFDEEKKMLEKIKNDVKTILIPRTKALFPERVQKLFKDDFILHVNPTGKFVIGGPHGDTGLTGRKIIVDTFGGKGAHGGGAFSGKDSSKVDRSAAYAARHIAKNLVAAGVADEILVQVAYAIGVAQPVGLFVNTYGTAKVKLSDGEIAKKIEGLFDMRPAAIVKRFGLKNPIFEETASYGHFGRIPYKRMVKFIEPGNGGKEYEKEVEFFTWEKLDYVDKIKTTFGI, from the coding sequence ATGGGATATTTATTTACATCCGAAAGTGTTTCGGAAGGGCATCCTGATAAAGTTGCCGACCAAATTTCTGATGCTTTACTTGATGAGTTTCTTCGCCAAGATCCTAACTCAAAAGTTGCATGTGAAACATTAGTAACAACAGGTTTAGCTGTGTTAAGTGGCGAGGTCAAAACCAAAGCCTATATTGATGTTCAAGAAGTAGCTCGTAGAGTGATAAGACGTATCGGTTATACCAAACACGAGTATCGTTTTGACTCTGAGTCTTGTGCCGTTATTTCTAGCATTCATGAACAATCGCCCGATATCAACATGGGTGTTGTAAGAGAAAAGGAAGAGGATCAAGGCGCTGGAGATCAGGGTATGATGTTCGGTTATGCTTGTCGCGAAACAGATGAGTACATGCCATTAACGCTAATGCTTTCACATCTTCTTTTGGTCGAACTTGCTAAAATCAGACGTGAGGGTAAGCAAATGACCTACCTACGTCCAGATGCAAAGAGTCAAGTTACCCTCGAATACGATGATAAAAATAATCCTTATCGTATTCACACAATAGTAGTTTCTACTCAGCATGATGATTTTGATGAGGAGAAGAAGATGCTTGAAAAAATAAAGAATGATGTAAAGACTATTCTTATTCCAAGAACAAAAGCACTATTTCCTGAGAGGGTTCAAAAACTTTTTAAAGACGATTTTATTCTTCATGTTAACCCAACAGGAAAATTTGTTATTGGCGGTCCACATGGAGATACTGGCTTAACAGGGAGAAAAATAATTGTTGATACTTTTGGAGGAAAAGGGGCTCATGGTGGTGGTGCTTTTTCTGGTAAAGATTCATCAAAAGTAGACCGTTCTGCTGCTTATGCCGCTCGTCATATTGCAAAAAACCTTGTTGCAGCAGGTGTTGCGGATGAGATTCTTGTTCAAGTTGCCTATGCAATTGGTGTTGCACAGCCAGTTGGACTATTCGTAAATACTTATGGCACAGCAAAGGTTAAACTATCCGATGGGGAAATAGCAAAGAAAATCGAAGGCCTTTTCGATATGCGCCCAGCGGCAATTGTAAAACGCTTCGGTTTAAAAAATCCTATTTTCGAAGAAACAGCATCTTATGGTCACTTTGGCCGTATTCCTTATAAGAGGATGGTCAAATTTATAGAACCAGGCAATGGAGGTAAAGAATATGAGAAAGAAGTCGAATTTTTTACTTGGGAAAAATTAGATTATGTAGATAAAATCAAAACAACTTTTGGAATTTAA
- the gldA gene encoding gliding motility-associated ABC transporter ATP-binding subunit GldA: MSIKVSNVVKDYSRQRALDGVSFEVQSGNVVGFLGPNGAGKSTMMKIITGFIPQTSGIVEVNGVNIENQEIDIRKEIGYLPENNPLYTDMYVKEYLRFVANIYNLGKSKDKHIGELISITGIGHEQNKKIGSLSKGYRQRVGLAQALIHNPKVLILDEPTSGLDPNQILEIRKLIKDIGREKTVLLSTHIMQEVQAICQKIIIINNGKVVADGSTEDIMTQSKGNGSNILVEFVEALEEHVFYKIKEVSAVANMGNNTWLLSINSSDDIRPLIFRFAVENGLTLIAMQQKGKLLEEIFQSLTK, from the coding sequence ATGTCAATTAAGGTTTCTAATGTAGTAAAAGACTATAGTAGGCAGAGAGCGCTTGATGGTGTGTCGTTCGAGGTACAATCTGGAAATGTAGTTGGTTTTTTAGGCCCGAATGGCGCTGGAAAATCGACCATGATGAAAATTATTACAGGATTCATTCCTCAAACCTCTGGAATTGTTGAGGTTAATGGTGTTAATATTGAAAACCAAGAGATTGATATAAGAAAAGAGATTGGTTATTTACCAGAGAACAATCCGCTTTACACTGATATGTATGTGAAGGAGTATCTCCGTTTTGTTGCAAATATCTATAACCTTGGTAAAAGCAAAGATAAACATATAGGCGAACTTATTTCGATAACAGGAATTGGACATGAACAGAATAAGAAAATAGGCTCCTTATCAAAAGGATATCGTCAACGAGTTGGTTTGGCTCAAGCGCTTATTCATAATCCAAAAGTCTTAATCCTCGATGAACCCACAAGTGGCTTAGATCCCAATCAAATATTAGAAATCCGTAAGCTTATTAAAGATATTGGTAGGGAAAAAACGGTTTTATTATCTACACATATAATGCAGGAAGTTCAGGCCATTTGTCAAAAAATAATCATAATAAATAATGGAAAAGTTGTTGCCGATGGCTCCACAGAGGATATTATGACACAATCGAAGGGAAACGGATCTAACATTCTAGTTGAATTTGTTGAGGCATTAGAAGAACATGTTTTTTATAAAATCAAAGAAGTTTCTGCAGTTGCGAACATGGGTAACAACACATGGCTTCTTTCAATCAATAGTAGTGATGACATACGACCACTGATATTCAGGTTTGCAGTAGAAAATGGCTTAACTTTAATAGCAATGCAACAAAAGGGAAAACTACTAGAGGAGATTTTTCAGTCATTAACAAAATAA
- a CDS encoding 2-C-methyl-D-erythritol 4-phosphate cytidylyltransferase — protein sequence MNSRRIVIIVAGGSGTRMGADIPKQFLPLLGKPILIHTIETFLALPSIIEIILVLPASQIPVWFDLCKKHHFDIKYTIAEGGETRFQSVTNGLMKVIDSDALVAIHDGVRPLVSREVIERCFREAEKYGNAIPAIKPLETVRFCEESGTIPVDREKVLLIQTPQVFKSSIIKQSYQTQWQSSFTDDASVVEYAGNQVHIVEGNQENIKITTPQDLLFAEVILKKNNPC from the coding sequence ATGAATTCTAGAAGAATTGTAATAATTGTTGCCGGCGGTTCTGGTACAAGAATGGGTGCAGATATTCCAAAACAGTTTTTACCTCTTCTCGGTAAGCCCATCCTAATTCATACTATTGAGACTTTTCTTGCTTTACCCTCAATTATCGAAATCATCCTTGTTTTGCCAGCGTCTCAGATACCTGTCTGGTTTGATCTTTGCAAAAAGCACCATTTTGACATTAAATACACCATAGCTGAAGGAGGAGAGACTCGTTTCCAGTCCGTTACCAACGGCTTGATGAAAGTAATTGATTCAGATGCGCTTGTTGCAATTCATGATGGGGTAAGACCCTTAGTTTCAAGAGAGGTTATTGAGAGATGCTTTCGAGAAGCAGAAAAATATGGAAATGCAATACCCGCTATTAAGCCATTAGAAACAGTAAGGTTTTGTGAAGAATCGGGCACAATCCCAGTTGATAGGGAAAAAGTATTACTTATTCAAACCCCTCAGGTTTTCAAATCTTCGATTATTAAGCAAAGCTACCAAACACAGTGGCAGTCCTCGTTTACTGATGATGCATCGGTTGTTGAGTATGCTGGGAATCAAGTCCATATAGTTGAGGGGAATCAAGAGAATATTAAAATCACAACCCCTCAAGATTTGTTGTTTGCAGAAGTTATACTTAAGAAAAACAATCCCTGTTGA
- a CDS encoding AMP-binding protein: MDKCFISLIEKSVKQNWDLPAFTDYQGVTLKYSDVAKKVEKIHIIFEKTGIQKGDKISIIGKNSSMWAVAFIASVSFGAVLVPILHDFKPDNVHHIINHSDARILFAGDSIWENLNEAQMRGVKCIISLTDFSILHENTPFSVKEIRSRVREFFDEKYPQGFSSNQVSYHQDQPEELAVINYTSGTSGFSKGVMLPYRSLWSNMVFAKEVMPLKSGDNMVSILPLAHAYGAAFEFLFPFTVGCHIHFLTRTPSPKIILEAFAELRPRVVLSVPLIIEKIYRKNILDSLKRPSLRILLKLPIIDRRVLGKIRQKLTKIFGDNFIEVIIGGAALNPEVENFLRNIGFRYTVGYGMTECGPIIAYDSWKTNRLFSSGKAVVNMQIRIDSPDPQRIIGEILVKGENVMLGYYKNEEASRHAIDEDGWLHTGDLGIIDVDGYLYIKGRSKNMILGSSGQNIYPEEIEARINNMPFVQESLVVEHNQRLVALIFPDFDLADKSGYSNEDLEKVIESNRVEINKLLPQYCQITKVKLYPEEFEKTPKKSIKRFLYQLSQN, translated from the coding sequence ATGGACAAATGTTTTATTTCACTTATAGAAAAAAGTGTTAAGCAGAACTGGGATTTACCTGCATTTACAGATTATCAAGGAGTTACACTGAAATACTCAGATGTGGCGAAGAAAGTAGAAAAAATCCATATCATTTTCGAAAAAACCGGAATTCAAAAAGGGGATAAAATTTCCATTATTGGAAAAAACTCATCAATGTGGGCTGTTGCTTTTATAGCGTCGGTAAGTTTTGGGGCGGTGCTTGTACCCATACTACATGATTTTAAACCCGATAATGTTCACCATATTATCAATCATTCCGATGCAAGAATTTTGTTTGCAGGCGATAGTATTTGGGAAAACCTGAACGAAGCTCAAATGCGAGGAGTAAAATGTATTATTTCTCTTACCGATTTTTCAATTCTACATGAAAATACTCCGTTTTCAGTTAAAGAGATCAGAAGCCGTGTTCGAGAATTTTTTGATGAAAAATATCCACAAGGATTTTCTTCTAATCAAGTATCTTATCATCAGGATCAACCAGAGGAGTTAGCGGTTATAAACTATACATCAGGAACATCGGGATTTTCTAAAGGAGTAATGCTGCCCTATAGAAGTTTATGGAGCAACATGGTATTTGCCAAAGAGGTTATGCCTCTTAAATCGGGTGACAATATGGTATCCATTCTCCCCCTTGCGCATGCTTATGGTGCTGCCTTCGAATTTTTGTTTCCTTTTACTGTCGGATGCCATATTCATTTCCTTACAAGAACGCCCTCTCCAAAAATTATCCTCGAAGCCTTTGCCGAGTTAAGACCCAGGGTAGTGCTTTCCGTACCGTTGATAATCGAAAAAATTTACCGAAAGAATATTTTGGATTCCCTTAAACGCCCGTCTCTAAGGATATTACTAAAATTGCCCATTATAGATCGTAGGGTTCTTGGTAAAATCAGACAAAAACTCACAAAAATATTTGGCGATAATTTTATAGAAGTAATAATTGGTGGAGCAGCATTAAATCCTGAAGTTGAAAATTTTCTAAGAAATATTGGGTTTCGCTATACCGTTGGATATGGAATGACAGAATGTGGACCCATAATTGCCTATGATTCATGGAAAACAAATCGGCTATTTTCATCAGGAAAGGCGGTTGTTAATATGCAGATTAGGATTGATTCTCCGGATCCTCAAAGGATAATCGGGGAAATCCTTGTTAAGGGAGAAAATGTAATGCTTGGTTACTATAAAAACGAAGAAGCTTCAAGGCATGCAATTGATGAAGATGGTTGGCTTCATACAGGTGATCTTGGTATTATTGATGTAGATGGTTATCTCTATATAAAGGGAAGAAGTAAAAATATGATTCTTGGCTCAAGCGGACAAAACATATACCCCGAAGAGATAGAGGCGCGAATCAATAATATGCCATTCGTACAAGAATCGCTGGTTGTTGAGCATAATCAAAGACTTGTTGCGTTAATTTTTCCCGATTTTGATTTGGCCGATAAATCAGGCTATTCAAACGAAGATCTTGAAAAGGTAATTGAGTCTAATCGTGTGGAAATAAACAAGTTACTTCCCCAATATTGTCAGATAACAAAAGTTAAACTTTATCCAGAAGAATTCGAAAAAACACCCAAGAAAAGTATTAAAAGATTCCTATATCAACTTTCTCAAAACTAA
- a CDS encoding AMP-binding protein, translating to MNINYVKEYIEKSIKENWDQPAFTDYQGKTLLYQDVAQQIHKFHKIFEMWGIKKGDKISLIGRNNSNWAVIYLATISYGAVIVPILADFANNDIHHIVNHSDSVMLFVGDSVWDNLEENSMPHVKAIFSIDSSSLLVNRVSKAEHKHQDFLKTIDDETKKLSPSMISYPEIPNSKLGVISYTSGTTGFSKGVMLSLNSLVANVDFGRKNIGLKPKDKLVSFLPLAHAYGCAFEFLMPFSIGCHITFLTKIPSPKIILQAFQEIKPKLVLAVPLIIEKIYKKQILPIINKPSMKLLINVPILNKAIYQKINAKLTNAFGGNFLEIVIGGAPINKEVEEFLRKIRFRYTVGYGMTECGPLISYIGWEKIKAGSCGVLLPTLQIKIDSKNPESEAGEILIKGENVMEGYYKNEEATRKTLVDGWLHTGDLGIIDNDGFIFIKGRSKSMILGPSGQNIYPEELEARFNNLPFVTESLVIEKNNRLIALVYPDLDAADEAKLKSADIERIMEQHRVDVNKNLPQYSQIVKIKLYPEEFEKTPKKSIKRFLYQISEN from the coding sequence ATGAATATCAATTACGTAAAAGAGTATATTGAAAAGAGCATTAAGGAAAACTGGGATCAGCCAGCATTTACCGACTATCAGGGTAAAACACTTTTATATCAGGATGTTGCTCAACAGATCCATAAGTTTCATAAAATCTTTGAGATGTGGGGAATTAAAAAAGGGGATAAGATATCACTGATTGGAAGAAATAACTCTAATTGGGCGGTTATCTATCTTGCAACCATTTCGTATGGAGCGGTTATTGTTCCCATTCTTGCCGATTTTGCAAATAATGATATTCACCATATTGTGAATCATTCTGATTCTGTAATGCTTTTTGTTGGTGATTCTGTATGGGATAATCTCGAAGAGAATTCAATGCCACACGTTAAGGCTATTTTTTCCATTGATAGTTCATCTCTTTTAGTAAATAGAGTAAGTAAAGCAGAACATAAACATCAGGATTTCCTTAAAACAATCGATGACGAAACCAAGAAGTTATCACCCAGTATGATTTCCTATCCTGAAATTCCTAATTCTAAACTTGGAGTTATCAGCTATACTTCAGGAACAACGGGTTTTTCAAAAGGAGTTATGCTTTCACTTAATAGTTTGGTGGCAAATGTTGATTTTGGAAGAAAAAACATTGGCCTAAAACCAAAAGACAAACTTGTTTCATTTCTACCATTAGCACATGCTTATGGTTGTGCTTTCGAATTTTTAATGCCTTTTTCAATTGGATGCCATATAACCTTCTTAACCAAAATACCATCGCCTAAGATTATCCTTCAGGCTTTTCAGGAGATTAAACCTAAATTAGTATTAGCGGTACCCTTGATTATTGAAAAAATTTACAAGAAGCAAATTTTGCCCATTATAAATAAGCCTTCAATGAAGTTACTAATCAATGTACCGATACTTAACAAAGCAATTTACCAGAAAATAAACGCAAAACTTACAAATGCGTTTGGAGGGAATTTTCTTGAAATTGTTATTGGGGGTGCTCCCATTAATAAGGAGGTTGAGGAGTTTTTACGCAAAATACGCTTTAGATATACCGTAGGCTATGGAATGACGGAGTGTGGCCCGTTAATATCTTACATCGGATGGGAGAAAATTAAAGCTGGTTCTTGTGGTGTTCTTTTACCAACCCTCCAAATAAAAATTGATTCGAAGAATCCGGAAAGCGAAGCAGGGGAGATTTTAATTAAAGGGGAAAACGTAATGGAAGGGTATTATAAAAACGAGGAGGCAACAAGGAAGACTCTCGTTGATGGATGGCTTCATACTGGTGATTTGGGTATTATAGATAATGATGGTTTTATTTTTATTAAAGGAAGAAGTAAAAGTATGATACTGGGCCCAAGCGGTCAGAATATTTACCCGGAAGAACTTGAGGCTAGGTTTAATAATTTACCATTTGTTACAGAGTCTCTGGTTATTGAAAAAAATAATAGATTGATTGCATTGGTATATCCCGATTTAGATGCTGCTGACGAAGCAAAATTGAAATCGGCTGATATTGAGAGAATAATGGAGCAGCACAGGGTTGATGTTAATAAAAATCTTCCACAGTATAGTCAAATCGTCAAGATCAAGCTATACCCAGAAGAATTTGAAAAAACTCCCAAGAAGAGTATAAAACGGTTCTTATATCAGATATCAGAAAACTAG